GGAGTTGATTTTTTTGAGCTGAACAAAGCCAAAATAATGTCCGGGCAACTTCCGGAAGATTTTGAGATGCCCCAGAATATACGCTTGGGACAACGTATGGAATATTTTATGGAAGTAGCGCTCAAGCGTTCCTCTTATGAAATTTTGGCCAAAAACCTTCAGATTATACATGAGAAAACCACAATAGGGGAACTGGATTTTATTGTAAAAAATCCGGTTGATACGACCCTGTTCCATCTGGAAATGGTCTATAAATTCTACCTTTTTGATCCTGCGGTTGAAGGGGATTGGACAGCGCAGTGGATAGGCGGTAACAGGCGGGACAGTCTAAATTTAAAACTTCAGAAGCTAAAAAATAAACAACTACCGCTGCTATTTGCTCCAGAAACTGCCCAATATTTAGCCCAATTGGAGCTAAAAAGTACCGAAATTAACCAGAAAATATGCTTTTTAGGCCAATTATTCCTTCCCTACGGTCAAAAATTACCTATTGATCAGAATATAAATTCTGCTGCAATAAAAGGGTTTTGGCTCAATATAACGCAGTTGGAATCAATAAGCGTAACTGTGAATAGCTTGCTAATACCTCCTAAAAATGACTGGGTGACCGTACCTGCTATAGACGATTTGAACTGGAAAAGTTATAAGGAGCAAATTCCGTTATTCGAATCTTTTACGGAAAAAAAACAAAGTTCGCTGTTTTGGATTATAGATCAGGACGGAAAACTACACCGTTTTTTCTTTGTGTGGTGGAGCTAAGAAGAAAACAACTTTTACGTTGATTTACGCTAAATAGTAATTTTTTTGTTTTAAGACATATTAAAGCGTATCTAATGTGTCATTCATAAATATTTCATATTTAGGCAATTTAATTGTTTTGGCACATTGT
This portion of the Flavimarina sp. Hel_I_48 genome encodes:
- a CDS encoding DUF1853 family protein; protein product: MNRSHKYILQQQYEGFLNTEVLFKNTFDGVDFFELNKAKIMSGQLPEDFEMPQNIRLGQRMEYFMEVALKRSSYEILAKNLQIIHEKTTIGELDFIVKNPVDTTLFHLEMVYKFYLFDPAVEGDWTAQWIGGNRRDSLNLKLQKLKNKQLPLLFAPETAQYLAQLELKSTEINQKICFLGQLFLPYGQKLPIDQNINSAAIKGFWLNITQLESISVTVNSLLIPPKNDWVTVPAIDDLNWKSYKEQIPLFESFTEKKQSSLFWIIDQDGKLHRFFFVWWS